A single genomic interval of Microbacterium hydrocarbonoxydans harbors:
- a CDS encoding glutamine amidotransferase-related protein, which translates to MVSLLYVCVRPELGAADAEHASFRRALGVDVVDRLDLLTERLDPARLARYQGVVVGGSPFNVSDVEKSSVQLRVEADLEHIARTAMDAEVAAFFTCFSIGVVTRMLGGDVTLSTPESASATVIETTAAGASDPVFGPSAPALTVFTAHKESAASLPDGAVLLATNDACPVQAYRVGTHLYTAQFHPEPTPRDFADRMTFYRTTGYFDPEEFDLVQGQVLSASVTEGAALLRRFAETFAAAR; encoded by the coding sequence GTGGTCTCGCTTCTCTACGTCTGTGTGCGCCCCGAACTCGGGGCGGCGGATGCCGAGCACGCCTCGTTCCGCCGGGCGCTCGGCGTCGACGTCGTCGACCGCCTCGACCTGCTCACCGAGCGCCTGGATCCGGCACGGCTCGCCCGCTACCAGGGCGTGGTGGTCGGCGGCTCGCCCTTCAACGTCAGCGACGTCGAGAAGTCGTCCGTGCAGCTGCGCGTCGAAGCCGACCTCGAGCACATCGCGCGCACGGCGATGGATGCCGAGGTCGCGGCGTTCTTCACCTGCTTCAGCATCGGCGTCGTGACACGGATGCTGGGCGGCGACGTCACCCTGTCGACCCCGGAGTCGGCCAGTGCCACCGTGATCGAGACGACCGCGGCCGGCGCATCCGACCCGGTGTTCGGTCCGAGTGCACCCGCCCTCACCGTGTTCACGGCACACAAGGAGAGCGCGGCCTCCCTGCCCGACGGGGCGGTGCTGCTCGCGACGAACGACGCCTGTCCCGTGCAGGCGTACCGGGTGGGAACGCACCTGTACACCGCGCAGTTCCACCCCGAACCCACACCCCGTGACTTCGCCGACCGCATGACGTTCTATCGGACGACCGGGTACTTCGACCCCGAGGAGTTCGATCTCGTCCAGGGACAGGTCCTCTCGGCCTCGGTCACCGAGGGTGCGGCGCTGCTGCGGCGTTTCGCCGAGACGTTCGCGGCTGCTCGCTAG
- a CDS encoding LysR family substrate-binding domain-containing protein, giving the protein MATQGRRPAGRAGKGSPVRRNKAAPAQRFPAPKPPKKTSGVVFDAQTESEEPRTFRLGVVPGATPGKWVDAWKQRMPHVPVEIVPITVAEQRAAVQDLDAALVRLPLADDSLHLITLYDEVPVVVASIESHLLAADELTIADLAGELVMVPSDDPLGPLDIPGAVAPRFAPLPVAEAIATVATGTGIVIVPMSLARLHHRKDVEHRPLADGPTSTVALAWRRERTTPDVETFIGIVRGRTSNSSR; this is encoded by the coding sequence ATGGCGACTCAGGGACGACGACCGGCGGGGCGCGCCGGCAAAGGCTCTCCGGTGCGCCGGAACAAGGCGGCCCCCGCGCAGCGGTTCCCGGCCCCCAAGCCCCCCAAGAAGACGTCCGGCGTCGTGTTCGACGCGCAGACGGAATCCGAGGAGCCGCGCACGTTCCGCCTCGGAGTCGTGCCGGGTGCGACCCCCGGCAAGTGGGTCGACGCCTGGAAGCAGCGGATGCCGCATGTTCCCGTCGAGATCGTCCCGATCACGGTCGCCGAGCAGCGCGCGGCGGTCCAGGACCTCGACGCCGCCCTGGTGCGCCTGCCTCTGGCCGACGACTCCCTGCACCTGATCACCCTCTACGACGAGGTGCCGGTGGTGGTGGCTTCGATCGAGTCGCATCTGCTGGCCGCCGACGAGCTCACGATCGCGGACCTCGCCGGCGAGCTGGTGATGGTCCCGAGCGACGATCCGCTCGGTCCGCTCGACATCCCCGGAGCCGTCGCGCCCCGGTTCGCTCCTCTTCCGGTCGCGGAGGCCATCGCGACCGTCGCTACGGGCACGGGGATCGTCATCGTCCCGATGTCCCTGGCGCGCCTGCACCATCGCAAGGATGTCGAGCACCGCCCTCTCGCGGACGGCCCGACGTCGACCGTCGCCCTCGCGTGGCGACGGGAGCGCACCACGCCCGACGTCGAGACGTTCATCGGGATCGTGCGGGGCCGCACCTCGAACTCGTCCCGCTGA
- a CDS encoding DapH/DapD/GlmU-related protein, giving the protein MGKNYVDIENDQGATLRYRKHANGRGLVAHGAKVHPKAHIEAGAYIEPGARIGAGATIARGAWIEPDAVIGEGAHVDAHAHIGQGAAVGDGAHIGVRTEVGAGARIVRGARIGDDETVAAGLTVATDPKGLWLAA; this is encoded by the coding sequence GTGGGAAAGAACTACGTCGACATCGAGAACGACCAGGGCGCCACGCTGCGATACCGCAAGCACGCCAACGGTCGCGGTCTCGTCGCGCATGGCGCGAAGGTCCATCCGAAGGCGCACATCGAAGCGGGCGCCTACATCGAACCCGGTGCGCGTATCGGCGCCGGGGCGACCATCGCCCGCGGCGCATGGATCGAACCGGATGCCGTGATCGGCGAGGGTGCGCACGTCGACGCGCACGCACACATCGGACAGGGCGCTGCCGTCGGAGACGGAGCGCACATCGGCGTCCGCACAGAGGTCGGAGCGGGGGCGCGCATCGTTCGTGGCGCGCGCATCGGCGACGACGAGACCGTGGCCGCCGGACTGACCGTCGCGACCGACCCGAAGGGTCTCTGGCTCGCGGCCTGA
- a CDS encoding DNA-formamidopyrimidine glycosylase family protein encodes MPEGDTVFRAAKRLDEALVGGEVARFDLRVPRFATLDLTGQPIRSSIARGKHLLLRIGDSTLHSHLRMDGAWLVYRVGEKWRHPAFKVRAIVGTAQREAVGIDLAEIEVVPTRDEDELVGYLGPDPLGPDWDAVEAARRVGGDSRSIHVALLDQRNVAGFGNEYAAELLFLRGILPTTPAQEVDVPALLDLGVRTIRMNRDRRHRTFTGVDRPGQGTWVYGRAGRPCRRCGTLIRRGEQGADPTRERITFWCPTCQS; translated from the coding sequence ATGCCCGAGGGCGACACGGTCTTCCGCGCAGCCAAGCGCCTCGACGAGGCGCTGGTCGGCGGTGAGGTCGCACGCTTCGACCTGCGCGTGCCGCGCTTCGCGACCCTCGATCTCACCGGTCAGCCGATCCGCTCCTCCATCGCGCGCGGCAAGCACCTGCTGCTGCGCATCGGCGATAGCACCCTCCATTCCCATCTGCGCATGGACGGCGCCTGGCTCGTCTACCGCGTCGGCGAGAAGTGGCGGCATCCGGCCTTCAAGGTGCGTGCGATCGTGGGCACCGCCCAGCGCGAAGCCGTCGGCATCGATCTCGCCGAGATCGAGGTCGTACCCACGCGCGACGAGGACGAACTGGTCGGCTATCTCGGGCCCGACCCACTCGGCCCCGATTGGGACGCGGTCGAGGCCGCCCGGCGGGTCGGCGGCGACTCCCGCAGCATCCACGTCGCTCTCCTCGACCAGCGCAACGTCGCAGGCTTCGGCAACGAGTACGCCGCAGAACTCCTGTTCCTCCGCGGAATCCTGCCCACCACCCCTGCGCAGGAGGTCGATGTGCCCGCCCTCCTCGATCTCGGGGTGCGCACGATCCGCATGAACCGCGACCGCCGCCATCGCACCTTCACCGGCGTCGATCGCCCAGGTCAGGGAACGTGGGTCTACGGCCGTGCGGGGCGGCCGTGTCGTCGCTGCGGCACGCTCATCCGACGTGGCGAGCAGGGTGCCGATCCGACCCGCGAGCGCATCACCTTCTGGTGTCCGACCTGCCAGAGCTGA
- a CDS encoding EI24 domain-containing protein → MIGEFVDGIRTLLRGFGTWRRRPGLMALGLVPGVIAALVLLAGLVPLALSLGPISDALTPFADGWIPAWRSALRAAVGIVVFVAALALASAVFSALALAIGDPFYQRIWRAVETDLGDAPPSDGGGFWMAVGESLRLVLLGILIAILVLLLGLIPLIGGFLGAVGGVMLSGRMLARELTGRAFDARGLSPADRALLFRGSRARVLGFGVATQLCFLIPGGAVAVMPAAVAGATTLARSMMHRTPLPQLAPPPAPAAPPAPAPPTAPPAPTAPGPV, encoded by the coding sequence ATGATCGGGGAGTTCGTCGACGGCATCCGCACCCTCCTGCGTGGCTTCGGCACGTGGCGGCGTCGACCGGGGCTCATGGCCCTCGGCCTCGTGCCCGGGGTGATCGCCGCGCTGGTGCTGCTCGCCGGTCTCGTGCCACTGGCACTGTCGCTCGGCCCGATCTCCGACGCACTCACCCCGTTCGCCGACGGCTGGATCCCGGCCTGGCGCTCGGCGCTGCGCGCCGCCGTCGGCATCGTCGTCTTCGTCGCAGCGCTCGCGCTCGCGAGCGCGGTGTTCAGCGCGCTCGCACTCGCGATCGGCGACCCCTTCTACCAGCGCATCTGGCGGGCGGTCGAGACGGATCTCGGCGACGCTCCTCCGTCTGACGGCGGCGGATTCTGGATGGCGGTGGGCGAGAGCCTTCGCCTGGTGCTGCTCGGCATCCTGATCGCGATCCTCGTGCTGCTACTCGGCCTCATCCCCCTCATCGGCGGCTTCCTCGGTGCGGTCGGCGGCGTCATGCTGTCGGGACGGATGCTGGCCCGCGAGCTCACGGGGCGTGCCTTCGACGCCCGTGGTCTCAGCCCGGCCGACCGCGCCCTGCTCTTCCGAGGCAGCCGCGCGCGCGTGCTCGGCTTCGGGGTCGCGACCCAGCTCTGCTTCCTGATCCCGGGCGGTGCGGTGGCTGTCATGCCTGCCGCCGTGGCCGGAGCGACGACGCTCGCGCGCAGCATGATGCACCGGACACCGCTGCCGCAGCTCGCGCCTCCCCCAGCACCCGCCGCACCCCCGGCACCCGCGCCCCCCACGGCACCCCCTGCGCCCACCGCACCAGGACCTGTCTGA
- a CDS encoding ATP-dependent helicase, protein MSDVLERFTPATQDWFRGAFPAPTPAQAGAWNAISAGKHALVVAPTGSGKTLSAFLWAIDSVFRERTEQPTPAAKRTKDADVSRTRILYISPLKALGVDVERNLRSPLIGIGQSARRLGVEAPAVTVGVRSGDTTSSDRRKLVADPPDILITTPESLYLMLTSRAGETLRDVHTVIIDEVHAVAATKRGAHLAVSLERLDALRRINGHESPAQRIGLSATVRPIDEVARFLGGAAPVEIVAPPASKTFELGVVVPMDDMTNPPPPPGAPSDAGEGPDAEYTEVTGSVWPHVEEAIVDRILQNKSTIVFSNSRRLAERLTGRLNEIYSERIGVALPDATVPAAMMAQAGATAGADPVLAKAHHGSVSKEQRAQVEEELKSGVLRCVVATSSLELGIDMGAVDLVIQVEAPPSAASGLQRVGRAGHQVGEISRAALFPKHRGDVLHTAIVTERMLAGKIEAIQVPRNPLDILAQQTVAASALGEISVEEWFETVRRSAPFQSLPRSAYEATLDLLAGRFPSDEFAELRPRLVWDRDAGTLTGRPGAQRIAVTSGGTIPDRGLFGVFVAGETTGARVGELDEEMVYESRVGDVFTLGTTSWRIAEITHDRVNVIPAYGQPGKVPFWHGDGIGRPFELGEALGRFSREVSSATPEKAAQRLIDAGLDEQARSNLMAHLTEQREATGTLPTDRTLTVERGHDEVGDWRVILHSPYGMKVHAPWALAINARIRERLGVEGSAVASDDGIIVRIPDAETEPPGAELFVFDPDELEQLVTQEVGGSALFASRFRECAARALLMPRTNPNRRTPLWQQRQRSAQLLEVARRHPTFPVILETLREVLQDVYDLPSLRRLAVSIADRRIRLVETQPSQPSPFARDLLFGYVGAFMYEGDSPLAERRAAALSVDPALLGELLGTVELRELLDPEVIAQFEREAQRLDPERRARGLEGVADLLRMLGPMDASEIDARLDPETGDASTHLDALITARRAIPVTVAGTTRVAAIEDAGRLRDALGAALPTGIPVAFLEPLADPLGDLVARYARTHGPFTTDAIATRFGLGAAVARHTLQRLEHSGRLTSGYFLPEASGTGNETEWCDTEVLRRLRMRSLAAIRGSVEPVSPEAYARFLPDWQHLGRPLEGLDGVLAVIEQFAGVPIPASAWESLVLPSRVRDYSPALLDELTAAGEVIWSGHGTLPGRDGWVSLHPADLAPFTLPEPDDEIAADSLEARVLAALEAGGAYFAGQLKEMAGAENEQSVLEALWSLTWAGRVTNDTFAPIRSLLAGGSQAHRVTRRSPRTRTYRGMSLARTAPRPTSIGGRWSLLPSVETDAARRATVTAGLLLDRYGVVTRGAVQAEGVPGGFAQTYRVLAGFEEAGHCRRGYVIERLGAAQFAASATVDRLRTFAGLADPPPRAAVTLAATDPANPYGAALGWPKRDDVSHRPGRKAGGLVVLVDGSLVLYLERGGRTVLCFTDDADVLRAAAADLAATARARRLDTLTVEKVNGDGVYGTELALALQEAGFVATPRGYTLRKAI, encoded by the coding sequence ATGAGCGACGTGCTCGAACGGTTCACCCCTGCCACCCAAGACTGGTTCCGGGGTGCCTTTCCCGCACCCACACCCGCCCAGGCCGGCGCCTGGAACGCGATCTCGGCGGGCAAGCATGCGTTGGTCGTGGCGCCGACCGGCTCCGGCAAGACGCTCTCCGCCTTCCTGTGGGCGATCGACAGCGTCTTCCGCGAGCGCACCGAGCAGCCCACCCCGGCTGCGAAGCGCACGAAGGACGCCGACGTTTCGCGCACGCGGATCCTCTATATCTCGCCGCTGAAGGCGCTCGGCGTCGACGTCGAACGCAACCTGCGCTCCCCTCTCATCGGGATCGGCCAGTCCGCCCGCCGCCTCGGCGTCGAGGCACCGGCGGTGACCGTCGGAGTGCGCTCGGGCGACACGACCTCGAGCGATCGGCGCAAGCTCGTCGCCGACCCGCCCGACATCCTCATCACGACCCCCGAGTCGCTCTACCTCATGCTCACGAGCCGCGCCGGCGAGACGCTGCGCGACGTGCACACCGTCATCATCGACGAGGTGCACGCGGTCGCGGCCACCAAGCGCGGCGCCCATCTGGCGGTGAGCCTCGAGCGGCTCGACGCCCTGCGCCGCATCAACGGGCACGAGTCCCCCGCCCAGCGGATCGGCCTGTCGGCGACCGTCCGCCCGATCGACGAGGTCGCCCGCTTCCTCGGCGGAGCCGCGCCGGTCGAGATCGTCGCCCCGCCGGCATCCAAGACCTTCGAGCTCGGAGTCGTCGTCCCGATGGACGACATGACGAATCCGCCGCCGCCTCCCGGTGCACCGAGCGACGCAGGAGAAGGCCCGGATGCCGAGTACACCGAGGTCACCGGCTCGGTGTGGCCGCATGTCGAGGAGGCGATCGTCGACCGCATCCTGCAGAACAAGTCGACCATCGTGTTCTCCAATTCCCGTCGGCTCGCCGAGCGGTTGACCGGCCGGCTGAACGAGATCTACTCCGAGCGCATCGGGGTCGCGCTGCCCGACGCGACGGTCCCTGCGGCGATGATGGCGCAGGCCGGCGCCACGGCGGGAGCGGACCCGGTGCTCGCCAAGGCGCACCACGGCTCGGTGTCGAAGGAGCAGCGTGCGCAGGTCGAGGAGGAGCTGAAGTCCGGGGTGCTGCGCTGCGTGGTCGCGACGAGCAGTCTGGAGCTCGGCATCGACATGGGGGCGGTCGATCTGGTCATCCAGGTCGAGGCTCCGCCGTCTGCAGCCTCCGGTCTGCAGCGCGTCGGCCGTGCGGGCCACCAGGTCGGGGAGATCAGCCGGGCTGCGCTGTTCCCCAAGCACCGCGGAGATGTGCTGCACACGGCGATCGTGACCGAGCGGATGCTCGCGGGCAAGATCGAGGCGATCCAGGTGCCGCGCAATCCCCTCGACATCCTCGCGCAGCAGACCGTGGCCGCGAGCGCCCTGGGCGAGATCAGCGTCGAGGAGTGGTTCGAGACGGTGCGACGCTCCGCACCCTTCCAGTCGCTCCCCCGCTCGGCATACGAGGCCACGCTCGACCTTCTCGCAGGCCGCTTCCCCTCCGACGAGTTCGCGGAGCTGCGGCCCCGGCTGGTGTGGGATCGGGATGCCGGCACTCTAACCGGCAGGCCTGGAGCGCAGCGGATCGCGGTGACCAGCGGCGGGACGATCCCCGACCGCGGCCTGTTCGGCGTGTTCGTGGCCGGCGAGACGACCGGCGCCCGCGTCGGCGAGCTCGACGAGGAGATGGTCTACGAGTCCAGGGTCGGCGATGTCTTCACGCTCGGGACGACGAGCTGGCGGATCGCCGAGATCACGCATGATCGCGTGAATGTGATCCCCGCGTACGGCCAGCCCGGCAAAGTTCCGTTCTGGCACGGCGACGGGATCGGCCGCCCCTTCGAACTCGGCGAGGCCCTCGGCCGGTTCTCGCGAGAGGTGTCGTCGGCGACCCCCGAGAAGGCGGCACAGCGGCTGATCGATGCCGGACTCGACGAGCAGGCGCGGTCGAACCTCATGGCGCATCTCACCGAGCAGCGCGAGGCCACGGGCACTCTGCCGACCGACCGCACGCTGACCGTCGAGCGCGGTCACGACGAGGTGGGCGACTGGCGGGTGATCCTCCATTCCCCGTACGGCATGAAGGTGCACGCCCCGTGGGCGCTCGCGATCAACGCCCGCATCCGTGAGCGGCTGGGCGTCGAGGGATCTGCGGTGGCGAGCGATGACGGCATCATCGTCCGCATCCCGGATGCCGAGACGGAGCCGCCGGGTGCCGAGCTGTTCGTGTTCGATCCCGACGAGCTCGAGCAGCTCGTCACCCAGGAGGTCGGTGGGTCCGCACTGTTCGCCTCCCGCTTCCGCGAGTGCGCCGCCCGCGCCCTGCTCATGCCGCGGACGAACCCCAACCGCCGCACCCCGCTGTGGCAGCAGCGCCAGAGGTCGGCGCAGCTGCTCGAGGTCGCACGACGGCATCCGACCTTCCCGGTGATCCTCGAGACCCTGCGCGAAGTGCTGCAGGACGTGTACGACCTACCGTCGCTGCGCCGGCTCGCGGTGTCCATCGCCGACCGACGCATCCGCCTGGTCGAGACCCAGCCCTCGCAGCCGTCGCCCTTCGCGCGCGATCTGCTGTTCGGCTATGTCGGCGCGTTCATGTACGAGGGCGACTCGCCTCTCGCCGAGCGTCGCGCCGCCGCCCTGTCGGTCGATCCCGCGCTGCTGGGCGAGCTCCTCGGCACGGTCGAGCTCCGCGAACTCCTCGATCCCGAGGTCATCGCGCAGTTCGAACGGGAGGCGCAGCGCCTGGACCCGGAGCGGCGCGCGCGCGGACTCGAGGGCGTGGCCGACCTGCTGCGGATGCTCGGTCCGATGGACGCCTCCGAGATCGACGCCCGGCTCGACCCCGAGACCGGCGACGCGTCCACGCACCTCGACGCCCTGATCACCGCGAGACGCGCGATCCCGGTCACCGTGGCCGGCACGACCCGCGTCGCGGCGATCGAAGACGCGGGCCGTCTGCGCGATGCACTCGGCGCAGCGCTGCCGACGGGGATCCCTGTCGCGTTCCTCGAACCGCTGGCGGACCCGCTCGGAGACCTCGTCGCCCGGTACGCCCGCACCCACGGCCCTTTCACGACGGATGCGATCGCCACGCGCTTCGGCCTCGGTGCGGCCGTGGCCCGCCACACCCTGCAGCGTCTTGAGCACTCGGGGCGACTCACGAGCGGGTACTTCCTGCCCGAGGCGTCTGGCACCGGGAACGAGACCGAATGGTGCGACACCGAGGTGCTGCGCCGACTCCGGATGCGGTCGCTCGCCGCGATCCGCGGCAGCGTCGAACCGGTGTCTCCCGAGGCGTACGCGCGGTTCCTCCCCGACTGGCAGCACCTCGGTCGGCCTCTGGAAGGCCTCGACGGCGTGCTCGCAGTCATCGAGCAGTTCGCCGGCGTCCCCATCCCCGCGAGCGCGTGGGAATCGCTCGTTCTTCCCTCACGGGTGCGCGACTACTCCCCCGCCCTGCTCGACGAGCTCACGGCAGCGGGCGAGGTGATCTGGTCGGGTCACGGCACGCTGCCCGGACGGGACGGTTGGGTCTCGCTGCACCCGGCCGACCTCGCCCCCTTCACCCTGCCCGAGCCCGATGACGAGATCGCCGCCGACTCGCTCGAGGCCCGCGTGCTCGCAGCGCTCGAGGCGGGGGGTGCGTACTTCGCCGGGCAGCTGAAGGAGATGGCAGGTGCCGAGAACGAGCAGTCCGTGCTCGAGGCGCTCTGGTCGCTGACGTGGGCTGGACGCGTGACCAACGACACATTCGCGCCCATTCGCTCTCTCCTCGCCGGCGGTTCGCAAGCGCACCGCGTCACGCGACGCTCACCCCGCACGCGTACCTACCGGGGCATGTCACTGGCCCGCACCGCACCACGGCCGACCTCGATCGGCGGACGCTGGTCGCTGCTCCCCTCGGTCGAGACGGATGCCGCTCGTCGCGCCACCGTGACCGCCGGCCTGCTGCTGGATCGCTACGGGGTGGTGACGCGCGGTGCCGTGCAGGCCGAGGGCGTCCCCGGCGGATTCGCCCAGACGTACCGCGTGCTTGCCGGCTTCGAGGAGGCGGGGCACTGCCGCCGCGGCTATGTGATCGAGAGGCTCGGCGCCGCCCAGTTCGCCGCCTCTGCGACCGTCGACCGGCTGCGCACCTTCGCCGGCCTCGCCGATCCGCCACCGCGGGCCGCTGTCACGCTCGCTGCGACAGACCCTGCCAACCCGTACGGCGCAGCCCTCGGATGGCCGAAGCGCGACGACGTGTCGCATCGCCCCGGTCGCAAGGCCGGAGGCCTGGTCGTGCTCGTCGACGGCTCGCTCGTGCTGTACCTCGAACGCGGCGGCCGCACGGTGCTGTGCTTCACCGACGACGCCGACGTGCTGCGCGCCGCGGCAGCCGACCTCGCGGCGACCGCCCGCGCGCGCCGACTCGACACCCTCACGGTCGAGAAGGTCAACGGAGACGGTGTCTACGGCACCGAGCTCGCGCTCGCACTGCAGGAGGCGGGGTTCGTCGCGACACCGCGCGGCTACACCCTGCGCAAGGCGATCTGA
- a CDS encoding DUF6157 family protein, whose translation MASHTTNYVSTFIEVSEDCPTDHAEEPPSGENPTIAALHYRLIAEEPYARTSDDVIFATHALRNGIDPDDVGAREAFFAKGQPCLRSSPLGKRYGWGIAHDADGRVALVPRDSEEYALLAADPAIAHTRAMRSRRT comes from the coding sequence ATGGCGTCGCACACCACGAACTACGTGAGCACCTTCATCGAGGTGTCGGAGGACTGCCCGACCGATCATGCCGAAGAGCCGCCCTCGGGCGAGAACCCGACGATCGCGGCTCTGCACTATCGCCTGATCGCCGAAGAGCCGTATGCGCGGACGTCGGATGACGTGATCTTCGCCACGCACGCACTGCGGAACGGGATCGACCCCGACGACGTCGGCGCACGCGAGGCCTTCTTCGCCAAGGGGCAGCCGTGTCTGCGCTCGTCGCCGCTCGGCAAGCGCTACGGCTGGGGCATCGCCCATGACGCCGACGGGCGGGTCGCGCTGGTGCCGCGCGATTCGGAGGAGTACGCGCTTCTCGCCGCCGACCCCGCGATCGCCCATACCAGGGCGATGCGGAGCCGGCGGACCTGA
- a CDS encoding ABC-F family ATP-binding cassette domain-containing protein: MSVPTLHASVTLDRLTFTWPDGTAALDSVSGSFGSGRTGLVGRNGAGKSTLLRLIAGELSPTSGFLTTTGEVAYLPQQLTLDVDRRVAELLGVADALDAVRAIGAGDVDQAHFDAVGDDWDIEARAEMSLAEAGLAPDFLDRRIGELSGGEAVLVAIAGIRLRKAPITLLDEPTNNLDRAARAALATMVRSWKGTLIVVSHDLSLLELMDDTAELYAQTLSVFGGPYSEWRAWLDAEQEAARQAEVTAKQEFRKEKRQRIEAEVKLAHRARTAKKAELEKRVPKIVAHGRKMAAEVSAGRLRTEVGAKEDAARAALDEAGRRLRSDASMKIELPDPEVSRSRRIASIGDGERSWIIQGPERVALIGRNGVGKTTLLERLVADAAGGVHNSAQMPPIGPDDRREGAAADSMLNTEQLAPGPERPGLTATALTDRIGYLPQRVDGLDEHRSVFENIADAAPQVPEKELRNRLARFLIRGAMAERPVAALSGGERFRVALAKLLLADPAPHLVVLDEPTNNLDIDTVDQLVEALRAYRGAVLVVSHDDAFVARLDLGLVLEIEPDGSVIER; the protein is encoded by the coding sequence ATGTCAGTTCCCACTCTTCACGCGTCGGTCACTCTCGACCGACTCACCTTCACCTGGCCCGACGGCACGGCCGCGCTCGATTCCGTCTCTGGCTCGTTCGGCTCCGGCCGCACCGGGCTCGTCGGCCGCAACGGCGCCGGCAAGTCCACTCTGCTCCGCCTCATCGCGGGGGAGCTCAGCCCGACCTCCGGGTTCCTCACGACGACCGGCGAAGTCGCCTACCTGCCCCAGCAGCTCACGCTCGACGTCGATCGTCGCGTGGCCGAGCTGCTGGGCGTGGCCGACGCACTGGATGCCGTCAGGGCGATCGGTGCCGGCGACGTCGACCAGGCGCACTTCGACGCGGTCGGCGACGACTGGGACATCGAGGCGCGCGCCGAGATGTCGCTCGCGGAGGCTGGGCTCGCCCCCGACTTCCTCGACCGGCGCATCGGGGAGTTGTCGGGCGGCGAGGCCGTGCTCGTCGCCATCGCCGGCATCCGCCTTCGCAAGGCTCCGATCACGCTGCTCGACGAGCCGACGAACAACCTCGACCGCGCGGCACGCGCCGCGCTCGCGACGATGGTCAGGTCCTGGAAGGGCACGCTCATCGTGGTCAGTCACGACCTGTCGCTCCTCGAGTTGATGGACGATACGGCCGAGCTCTACGCCCAGACGCTGAGCGTCTTCGGCGGCCCGTACTCCGAGTGGAGGGCATGGCTGGACGCCGAGCAGGAGGCGGCGCGGCAGGCGGAGGTCACAGCCAAGCAGGAGTTCCGCAAGGAGAAGCGTCAGCGGATCGAGGCCGAGGTCAAGCTGGCGCATCGCGCTCGCACAGCCAAGAAGGCGGAGCTCGAGAAGCGCGTGCCGAAGATCGTGGCGCACGGTCGCAAGATGGCTGCTGAAGTATCGGCGGGCAGACTGCGCACCGAGGTCGGGGCCAAGGAGGATGCCGCGAGGGCCGCGCTCGACGAGGCAGGGCGGCGGCTCCGATCGGACGCCTCGATGAAGATCGAGCTGCCGGACCCGGAGGTCTCGCGCAGCCGTCGTATCGCGTCGATCGGCGACGGGGAGCGATCCTGGATCATCCAGGGCCCCGAGCGCGTCGCACTGATCGGTCGGAACGGCGTCGGCAAGACGACTCTGCTCGAGCGGCTGGTGGCGGATGCCGCGGGCGGCGTTCACAATTCAGCACAGATGCCGCCGATCGGTCCGGATGACCGGCGTGAGGGCGCGGCCGCGGATTCGATGCTGAATACGGAACAACTGGCGCCCGGTCCGGAACGACCGGGGCTGACCGCGACAGCTCTCACCGATCGCATCGGCTACCTGCCGCAGCGTGTCGACGGCCTGGACGAGCACCGGTCCGTGTTCGAGAACATCGCGGATGCGGCGCCCCAGGTGCCCGAGAAGGAGCTGCGCAACCGGCTCGCGCGCTTCCTGATCCGTGGGGCCATGGCCGAACGCCCGGTCGCGGCGCTCTCCGGCGGGGAGCGGTTCCGGGTGGCGCTGGCGAAACTGCTGCTCGCAGATCCAGCCCCGCACCTGGTCGTGCTCGACGAGCCGACCAACAATCTCGACATCGACACGGTCGACCAGCTCGTCGAGGCGCTGCGCGCCTACCGCGGTGCGGTGCTCGTCGTGAGCCACGACGATGCGTTCGTCGCGAGGCTCGATCTCGGGCTCGTGCTCGAGATCGAGCCGGACGGCTCCGTGATCGAGCGCTGA